CTGCGCGGCGCGCGCGCCATAGACCTGGCCCATGAAGCTGAAGTCGATATCTTTGCGCGTGCTGCGGCCATCCCAGAAGCCGCTACAGGCCCACTGGGCGTGGATCAGGTTGGGGTAGGCGGCCTTGTGCTGGGCGTAGATGTTCGGGCTATTCGTGACCATAAAGCTGTACCAGCCGGCCTGGTGCTGCGAGTAGCTGTCCCAGCGCCACTCGTCGTCGCTGTTCCAGGCGATGATCGGGCAGGAACGTGCGGCCTCGGCCAGGGTGGCCTGGTCGAACTCGTCGTGGTGCGTGGCGATGAACACGGCGTCGTAGCCGCCGCCGCGCACCGTGGCCAGGAACACGCGCCGCATCTGCTCGGTGCCTACCGCCGCCGCCGTGAAGTAGTCGAAGAAATCGACGCTGTAGCCGAGCGACGCAGGCACCTTGTACAGGTAGTAGAACTGCGGCTCGAGCCCGCGAGGGTTGCCGTAGTAGTAGTACGATGTGCAAACAAGTAAGCGCATTGGCTACCCCTCGGCGCGCTTCTGCGCGAACACATGGCAGCCGAAGCACAGCAGCGCCGCCGATCCGGTGTCGGCGGCCGAGAGTCGCTGTAGGGCGCTGAGCAGCACGCGCCGGGCCACGCGTTCCCACAGGCGTAGCCGCCCGCCGGCATACTGCTCGGCCGCGCGCGGCACCCGCCGCAGCTCCTGCGCGATGTACTCGAAGTAGTTGCCGTTCAGCTGGAAGTCGAGGATCGCGAAGCCGTAGCGCGGCAGGTAGTGCTCGTAGAAGTAGCGGCTGAAGCCGGTGTAGAAGTGGTATGGCGCGAAGTGGGTCAGGCTGCAGAACGGCGCGGTGATCAGCAGGTGCCCGCCCGGCCGCAGCAGCCGCGCAAACTCGGCCAGCGCCTGCACCGGGTGCGGGATGTGCTCGAACACCTCGGTACACATAATCGCATCGAACGAGCCGTCCGGCTCGGGGATGGCCGCGATGTCGCTGACGATGTCGAGCTTGCTCTGATCCCAGCTGCCGGTCTGCAAGCCCACGCCGTCGCCCTGGCCGTCGTACTGCGCGAAGTCCTGCGCGACATAGCGCAGGTGGCCGCAGTATTGGGCGAACTGCCGCTCGCCGGCCCCGGCGTCGAGCAGGCGCGCGCCGGCCGGGATCTGCCGCAGCGTCTGGGCGATCCAGGCCACCCTGGTCGATTCGTTATACGTGCCGACGCTCATGCGCGCTCCTTTACAAACCAGAAGCACCCACAGCCATACTGCTGCGCGTCGGCCTGGGCCTGGCTGGCGCCTACGATCAGCCCGCCGTCGCGCGCGTGGTCGGGTACCAGTGCGAACTCGCGCAGTGTCAGCCTGGCGAAGTAGCGTACGATCTGCTCGTAGGCGTAGATCCGGTGCGCGTTGAAGATCAGCCGCGGCCGGCCAACCGGCGTGACGAACAGCAGCGAGCCGCCTGGCGCCAGCACGCGCTCTAGCTCGCCGATCGCCTTCAGGTCGCCATCGGGGTCGATCGGGTCGCCATAGCGCCCCAGCCCGACGTGCTCGACCGTGTGCATGCACGAGAGCGAGGCGACGCTGGCGTCGGCAAACGGCAGCGCCAGCAGGTCGGCGAACTCGGCGCGCAGGTTGCTCATGCCCAGGTCGGCCGGCCGGTAGTCGTAGAACTTCACCGGCACGAAGGCCGAGACGATCGCGCTGAAGTGTAGCGTTGATGCGATGTCGATGTGTAGCGCCGGCCGCGTGTGCGCCAGCACCCGCGCGGCCCAGGCCGGGTGGTAGACATAATGCCGATCAAATGGGGTGCCGGCAGTGCGATCCAGCAGGAGGGCCTGGCGCTCGCGCCAGCGGGCCGGGAAGCGCGGCGCCGGCCCGGCCAGCCGCTGGTAGTGCGCGAAGTCGCGCCGAAAGGCTGGGTAGGCGCGCAGGTAGCGCATCCCGTCGAGTAGCTGTCGCGCAGCAGGAATGTGCAGGAGTGACTGGAGCATAGGGTTACTTACGCCTGGCCAGCAGCGTGCGCGCCGCCAGCCGGTACGATTGGCGTGCCCGCCCCAGCCAGCCGGCCGGCTGGCTGCTCGGCTGCGCCTGGGCGAGCTGCCCGGTTGTGTAGCTCTGGAAATACGCGCGCAGCTCGGCCTGCAGCACCGCCGGGGCAGAGATGATCACATCTTCGAGCACCACGGTGTAGCGCTGGCCGTGCGCGTTCAGCTGGCCCATGATCGCGGCGATATCGGGCCACTGGGCGGCCTGGTGCGGCTGCGGCGGCGGCGCCAGAAACAGCCGTGCGTCGTCGATCAGAATGAAGTGCTGCTGCCCTGCGCCAAGAATAATCGCAAGCTCGTCGGCGATCGGGCACTCGTCGTTCACGCCATAGGTCGCGCCGGCGCTCCAGTGTGCGTCGAGCCAGAAGATCGCCGGTGTGGCCAGCTGCGCCACCACCTCGGCCAGTTTCTCGCGTGTGTGGCCGTACAGGAACGAGATATGCTTGATCTGGCCATGTGCTGCCAGCGCCTGCTGGTAGATCGACTCGGCGAACTCGATCGTGTAGACATGCTGGAAATGCTGGCTGGCCCAGCGCGCGGTGCTGCCCAGGAACGTGCCGGTTTCGACAAACGTGGGCACCTGGTAGCGCTGCATCAGCTGCAGCACGATCGCCTCAGGCGGCCCCTGCCGGATACTGCCCATACGCCATCCTCTGCGCATCCAGCCGGTCGCTCAGCCGGCCGGCTCGATCTCATACTTGCGCACATTCAGCATCAGCCCGCCACGCGCGGCATGCGCAGGCTGCTCGCCCTCGGCGATCTCGCTCACCGACACGTGCCCCAGCCCAGGCACATAGTAGAATGGCCGCCCGTAGGTCGAGAGCCCGACGGCGCATTGCAGCTCGCACGGCCCTAGCGGCAGGTCGCACACGAACTCGACCCGGTAGCGCCCGGCCGGCAGGTCTTTGGGCTGCGACCAGTAGGTAATCACCGGGAATGAGTCGAGCGTGACGAGGCCGACGGCGGCGGTCACCTGATCGAGCGGGCGGCTCAGCTCAAACTCGAGCGCGATCCGCCACGGCTCGCCCAGCCGGAACTCGGCCTGTGGCGTGCCGGCGCTGCTGGCGAATTGCAGGCTGGTGGCCTGGCCGGGCGCGCCCGGCCCGCTGCGTGGCAGCGCCAGCGTGGCCACCAGGTCGGCCGCGCTCGATGCTAGGTACTGCGCCAGGATCGCGTCGGTCGGGCCGGCGGCGGCGACCTGGCCGCTCTTTAGCAGGATCGTCTGGCTACACAGCGTGCGCACCGCCGACATGTTATGGCTGACGAATAGCACCGTGCGGCCCTGGCTGGCCACATCTTCCATCTTGCCCAGGCACTTTTTTTGAAACTGCGCGTCGCCGACCGCCAGCACCTCGTCGACGATCAGGATCTCGGGGTCGAGATGTGCCGCAACCGCGAAGGCCAGGCGCAGATACATGCCGCTCGAGTAGTGCTTGACTGGCGTATCGATGAAGCGCTCAACCTCGGCGAAGGCCACGATCTCGTCGAACTGGCGCTCGATCTCGGCGCGCTTCATGCCCAGGATGGTGCCGTTCAGGTAGATATTCTCGCGGCCAGTCAGCTCGGGGTGGAAGCCGGTGCCAACCTCGAGCAGCGTGCCGACGCGCCCGCGCAGCTCGGCGAAGCCCTCAGTCGGCTCGGTGATGCGCGAGAGCACCTTGAGCAGCGTGCTTTTGCCGGCGCCGTTGCGCCCGATGATGCCCATTACTTCGCCGTGGCGCACCTCAAACGACACATCGCGCAGCGCCCAGAACGTCTCGGTGTGCGGCCGCAGGCGGGCCTCGCCACGCAGCGCCCGGCGCACGCCGCGCAGCGGAGCCATGGCCATGTCGGCCAGCGTGTCGCGCAATGTCTTGTAGCGCTCTTGCGGGGCACCGATCGTGAATTGTTTGCCCAGGCCGTGGGCGCGGATGGCTATGTCACTCATTCTGTCTGTTTGAGCAAGGAGTAATGTTTCCTATGAGGCGTATGAGTTGATCGCCCCACCCTCTTCCCTTTCAGGGGTGGGTTTGTTGTATGCTGCATCGGGATACGGGATATGCCCTCACCCCCCTGCCCTTTCAGGGGTGGGTTTGTTGTATGCTGCATCGGGATACGGGATATGCCCTCACCCCCCTGCCCCCCTCTCCCAATGTTGGGAGAGGGGGGATTCGTGTTGGCGTTCCCATGCGCTCGCTTCGCGAGCGCATGGGAACGCCGAATTCATGGCCCCCTCCCCTGGTAGGGGAGGGGGTACGGGGGAGGGGTATCCATGCCTCCGAGCATGTTGCCGCCGCAGGCGCAGCGCGGCGGCGCGCCAACACCTTACACAACGTCCGCGAAGCTCTTCTCCATGCGCCGGAAGTAGAACGCCCCGCTGACCAGAATCGCCAGCGCGGCCAGCGTCGACACC
The sequence above is drawn from the Candidatus Kouleothrix ribensis genome and encodes:
- a CDS encoding class I SAM-dependent methyltransferase, which translates into the protein MSVGTYNESTRVAWIAQTLRQIPAGARLLDAGAGERQFAQYCGHLRYVAQDFAQYDGQGDGVGLQTGSWDQSKLDIVSDIAAIPEPDGSFDAIMCTEVFEHIPHPVQALAEFARLLRPGGHLLITAPFCSLTHFAPYHFYTGFSRYFYEHYLPRYGFAILDFQLNGNYFEYIAQELRRVPRAAEQYAGGRLRLWERVARRVLLSALQRLSAADTGSAALLCFGCHVFAQKRAEG
- a CDS encoding DUF268 domain-containing protein; its protein translation is MLQSLLHIPAARQLLDGMRYLRAYPAFRRDFAHYQRLAGPAPRFPARWRERQALLLDRTAGTPFDRHYVYHPAWAARVLAHTRPALHIDIASTLHFSAIVSAFVPVKFYDYRPADLGMSNLRAEFADLLALPFADASVASLSCMHTVEHVGLGRYGDPIDPDGDLKAIGELERVLAPGGSLLFVTPVGRPRLIFNAHRIYAYEQIVRYFARLTLREFALVPDHARDGGLIVGASQAQADAQQYGCGCFWFVKERA
- a CDS encoding ATP-binding cassette domain-containing protein, which translates into the protein MSDIAIRAHGLGKQFTIGAPQERYKTLRDTLADMAMAPLRGVRRALRGEARLRPHTETFWALRDVSFEVRHGEVMGIIGRNGAGKSTLLKVLSRITEPTEGFAELRGRVGTLLEVGTGFHPELTGRENIYLNGTILGMKRAEIERQFDEIVAFAEVERFIDTPVKHYSSGMYLRLAFAVAAHLDPEILIVDEVLAVGDAQFQKKCLGKMEDVASQGRTVLFVSHNMSAVRTLCSQTILLKSGQVAAAGPTDAILAQYLASSAADLVATLALPRSGPGAPGQATSLQFASSAGTPQAEFRLGEPWRIALEFELSRPLDQVTAAVGLVTLDSFPVITYWSQPKDLPAGRYRVEFVCDLPLGPCELQCAVGLSTYGRPFYYVPGLGHVSVSEIAEGEQPAHAARGGLMLNVRKYEIEPAG